In a genomic window of uncultured Sphaerochaeta sp.:
- a CDS encoding DUF4912 domain-containing protein: MILINIDSLSTTELQYIAQQERLKNWQSLDREELIDALEEAFGEQDDELPSAMKGKINRNRYCNALTDFRGSKQHINALPGVEDLPESYLDTSIHVLLRDPQWAYAYWSLSPASTLMIFGEDGQEKSSLFLRVQETNLANGEIKTFDISISLEDTQWNINLPNSGSSYVVDLCWRDKKGNEMSLAQSKSVETFPSYWQEHVEELAMDGDLFTMHFSSLVTREGEIVDNAVLREIAQTLSKGVL; this comes from the coding sequence ATGATTCTCATCAACATTGATTCCTTGTCTACTACCGAGCTGCAGTACATTGCTCAGCAAGAACGGCTGAAAAACTGGCAGTCTCTCGACCGCGAAGAACTCATCGATGCACTCGAGGAGGCTTTCGGGGAACAGGATGATGAGCTCCCCTCAGCGATGAAGGGGAAGATCAACCGAAATCGGTATTGCAACGCACTGACTGATTTCCGGGGGAGCAAGCAACATATCAATGCGCTGCCCGGAGTCGAGGATCTTCCCGAGAGCTATCTTGATACTTCCATTCACGTCTTGTTGCGCGATCCGCAGTGGGCCTATGCCTACTGGTCGCTCTCCCCAGCTTCCACACTGATGATTTTCGGTGAGGATGGTCAGGAGAAGAGCAGCCTCTTCCTGCGCGTCCAGGAAACCAACCTGGCCAACGGCGAGATCAAGACATTCGATATCAGCATCTCCCTTGAGGATACCCAGTGGAACATCAATCTTCCGAACTCCGGTTCCTCCTACGTTGTGGATCTGTGCTGGCGTGACAAGAAAGGCAATGAGATGTCCCTTGCCCAGAGCAAGAGTGTTGAGACCTTTCCCTCATACTGGCAGGAGCATGTCGAGGAGCTTGCCATGGACGGCGATCTGTTCACCATGCACTTCTCTTCGCTGGTGACACGTGAAGGGGAGATCGTTGACAATGCTGTGCTTCGTGAGATCGCCCAGACCTTGAGCAAGGGGGTTCTGTAA
- a CDS encoding tyrosine-type recombinase/integrase, which yields MPDPASLLLLEEYRDYLGLQRRLSEATQSVYEHEVRLLLEQHPQLETIQAHEIESYIQMQVETRDLSERSVGKLLSALRSFFTYLQLQKVRMDNPVLQIPRSHHPVPLPQVASLREVETLLESIDTSDALGFRDRTIFELIYSCGLRISEACNLELNDYQIPYLRVLGKRDKMRILPVGEVAQSFLKTYLEEVRPLLVGARRSEKALFVGRRGHKLTRQALYKRFMTYTGLTDIEAKVHTLRHSFATHLLEGGADLRSVQELLGHSDIKTTQIYTHVDTTVLQDAYRRFHKNEEDPS from the coding sequence ATGCCTGATCCTGCCTCTCTGCTCCTGCTTGAGGAGTATCGGGACTATCTCGGCTTGCAGCGTCGCCTCAGCGAGGCGACGCAATCTGTATACGAGCACGAGGTGCGCTTGCTTCTGGAGCAGCATCCACAGCTTGAGACGATACAAGCCCACGAGATCGAGTCCTATATCCAGATGCAGGTGGAAACGAGAGATCTCAGCGAGCGCAGTGTCGGCAAGTTGCTTTCCGCGCTTCGCTCCTTCTTCACCTATCTCCAGCTGCAAAAAGTCCGCATGGACAACCCTGTCCTGCAGATTCCGCGCTCCCATCACCCCGTTCCGCTCCCTCAGGTAGCCTCCCTCAGGGAGGTGGAAACTTTGCTGGAGAGCATCGACACCTCCGATGCGTTGGGCTTTCGTGACCGTACCATCTTTGAGCTCATCTACTCGTGCGGCCTCAGGATCAGCGAGGCATGCAACCTTGAGCTGAATGACTATCAGATTCCGTACCTCAGGGTGCTCGGCAAGCGGGACAAGATGAGAATCTTGCCCGTCGGGGAGGTTGCCCAGTCGTTCTTGAAGACTTATCTGGAGGAAGTGCGTCCCCTCCTGGTTGGAGCCAGACGCTCGGAGAAGGCTCTCTTTGTCGGGCGCAGGGGACACAAGCTCACCCGTCAGGCACTCTACAAGCGGTTCATGACCTACACAGGACTTACCGACATCGAGGCAAAGGTGCATACGCTTCGCCACAGTTTTGCCACCCATCTGCTTGAGGGTGGGGCGGATTTGCGCAGTGTACAGGAACTGCTCGGTCACAGTGACATCAAGACAACCCAGATCTACACCCATGTGGACACCACTGTCTTGCAGGACGCCTATCGACGATTCCACAAGAATGAAGAGGATCCGTCATGA
- the murF gene encoding UDP-N-acetylmuramoyl-tripeptide--D-alanyl-D-alanine ligase: MTDSQQLAQLAFDPCSIASLCNATCLRGSDARITNVQIDSRQCTSGSLFFALKGEKVDGISYLAQVQANGASAVVVPYAQVQRALKEVSIAVLGCDDVLSSLHSLARSYLGLIPSLQTVGITGSCGKSTTKEAIARITSVLGPTARTPGNLNSEFGLPLSIFGLGRESRYGVFEMGIDHIGEMDRMVSILKPSVAVLTNIGISHLEKMGSETTIASEKARIFHPELKAGFVSRDCKHFDLIQKQASVALGRYSANDIEAQDLGLEGWQLSYGGQTFRIRSVGRHLLEDVVGAIRVGAYLGADPLAIAHALEGFEPMHGRSFVHRSRVTIVDDSYNASLDSTSSILRYLSSLSWGGAKKVVLGPMKELGQCSREAHRSIADILSTSSFSKAYLYGEEMEEAAYCLKHSPYAGEVSYTQSFSHLEAEVGTQSKSGDLYLLKASRSVGMERLIPFLQRRVRSYA, from the coding sequence ATGACTGATAGCCAGCAGCTTGCCCAGCTTGCTTTCGATCCCTGCAGCATTGCATCGCTTTGCAATGCAACGTGCCTGCGTGGCTCTGATGCACGCATCACCAATGTGCAGATTGACAGCAGACAGTGCACGAGCGGCTCGCTCTTTTTTGCTCTCAAGGGAGAGAAGGTTGACGGAATTTCGTACCTTGCACAGGTACAGGCCAATGGAGCCAGTGCTGTGGTTGTCCCGTATGCCCAGGTACAGCGCGCGCTGAAGGAAGTTTCCATCGCAGTCTTGGGCTGTGACGATGTACTTTCCAGCTTGCACTCATTAGCCCGTTCCTACCTGGGTCTCATACCTTCCTTGCAGACGGTGGGTATCACCGGAAGCTGTGGCAAAAGCACCACCAAGGAAGCGATAGCCCGCATCACCAGCGTCTTGGGACCGACAGCAAGGACTCCCGGCAACCTCAACAGCGAATTCGGACTTCCCTTGAGCATTTTCGGCCTGGGACGCGAGAGCAGGTATGGTGTGTTTGAGATGGGAATCGACCATATAGGGGAGATGGACCGGATGGTTTCCATTCTCAAGCCTTCGGTCGCGGTGCTGACGAACATCGGCATCTCTCATCTGGAAAAGATGGGCAGTGAAACGACGATTGCCAGCGAAAAAGCAAGGATATTCCACCCTGAACTGAAAGCAGGCTTTGTAAGCAGGGACTGCAAGCACTTCGATCTGATCCAGAAGCAGGCTTCTGTGGCCCTTGGCCGATACAGCGCCAACGACATCGAGGCCCAGGACCTGGGTCTCGAGGGATGGCAGCTCTCCTATGGAGGCCAGACATTCAGGATCCGGTCAGTGGGAAGACACCTTCTGGAAGATGTGGTTGGTGCCATCAGGGTGGGAGCCTACCTGGGAGCAGATCCTCTTGCAATCGCTCACGCCCTGGAGGGCTTTGAGCCGATGCATGGCCGCTCGTTTGTCCATCGCAGCAGGGTTACCATCGTCGACGACTCGTACAACGCCAGTCTTGACTCGACGTCCAGCATCCTTCGCTACCTCTCCTCCCTCTCTTGGGGTGGAGCAAAGAAAGTGGTGCTTGGTCCCATGAAAGAGCTTGGCCAATGCTCACGCGAGGCACATCGCAGCATTGCCGATATTCTTTCCACCTCATCCTTCAGCAAAGCCTACCTGTACGGCGAGGAGATGGAAGAGGCGGCCTACTGCCTCAAGCACTCACCGTATGCAGGAGAAGTCTCCTACACCCAATCGTTTTCCCATCTGGAAGCGGAAGTGGGAACCCAATCCAAGAGTGGGGATCTCTACTTGCTGAAAGCCTCAAGATCGGTCGGCATGGAACGGCTGATACCCTTCCTCCAAAGGAGGGTGCGTTCCTATGCCTAG
- a CDS encoding putative peptidoglycan glycosyltransferase FtsW: MDIRREFDDYQQQTESLVEAGGNFSPFTFLCVVVLITGFGLIMLYSASYNEALIHNLPHHYFLTRQLMFVALAMVVFVVIRFIPISWIKMFSYPILLVSLLLLLMTLFTPFGQERLGSRRWLQIGPLPSLQPSEFAKLALVLFYAYYFRFDRSNQSLLRRFLLPFLVSIGMTLLIFLQRDYSSAALFLAISFSLMLASGLRISTLLIMFAFLVPPALVGLFSQSYRVKRIVSFLFPSLDPVGMNYQVTTSLKAIQKGGLFGVGLGNGTYKLGLLPEVQSDFIFASMCEELGLAGCAFVLILFAMLAILGYNAAARMRDRDRFLSITAFGLTSMILFQAILNLGVVTAMLPPTGIPLPFFSQGGTNLFIVLTSCSILYRILLISSGKIPLQKSSLDEGERKAILFPDEGERS, encoded by the coding sequence ATGGATATACGAAGGGAATTCGATGACTATCAGCAACAGACGGAGAGTTTGGTCGAAGCAGGGGGAAATTTCAGCCCCTTCACGTTTCTTTGTGTGGTGGTGCTCATCACCGGTTTCGGTTTGATCATGCTCTACAGTGCTTCCTACAACGAGGCGCTCATCCACAATCTTCCGCATCATTACTTTCTGACGCGTCAGCTGATGTTCGTTGCCTTGGCCATGGTTGTCTTTGTGGTCATTCGGTTCATCCCGATCTCCTGGATCAAGATGTTCAGCTATCCCATTCTCCTGGTTTCCCTGCTTCTCCTGCTGATGACCCTTTTCACCCCCTTTGGTCAGGAACGTCTTGGTTCCCGGCGCTGGTTGCAGATAGGGCCGCTTCCTTCCCTCCAGCCATCGGAGTTTGCAAAGCTTGCCTTGGTGCTTTTCTATGCCTATTACTTCAGGTTCGACCGTTCCAACCAGTCGCTTTTGCGCCGTTTCCTTCTGCCGTTTCTTGTCAGCATCGGGATGACGCTGCTGATTTTCTTGCAGCGTGATTACTCATCCGCCGCTCTCTTCCTGGCAATCTCCTTCTCCCTGATGCTTGCCAGCGGACTGAGGATATCCACCTTGCTCATCATGTTTGCGTTCCTCGTTCCTCCCGCGCTGGTAGGCCTGTTCTCCCAGTCGTATCGGGTCAAGCGCATCGTGTCTTTCCTGTTTCCCTCCCTTGACCCGGTTGGCATGAACTACCAGGTCACCACCTCCCTGAAGGCCATCCAGAAAGGGGGACTGTTCGGGGTGGGCTTGGGAAATGGAACCTACAAGCTTGGTTTGCTTCCCGAAGTGCAGAGTGACTTCATCTTTGCGTCCATGTGTGAGGAGCTCGGGCTTGCCGGCTGTGCGTTTGTCCTGATCCTTTTTGCCATGCTTGCAATTCTTGGCTACAATGCCGCGGCAAGAATGCGTGACCGTGACCGGTTTCTCAGCATCACGGCCTTTGGCCTTACAAGCATGATTCTCTTCCAGGCTATCCTGAATCTGGGGGTGGTGACAGCCATGCTTCCCCCCACCGGCATACCCTTGCCGTTTTTCAGCCAAGGGGGCACGAACCTCTTCATTGTACTGACATCCTGTTCGATCCTCTATCGTATCCTGTTGATCAGCAGCGGAAAGATACCCCTGCAGAAAAGTTCACTTGATGAGGGGGAGCGCAAGGCAATCCTGTTCCCCGACGAGGGGGAACGATCATGA
- a CDS encoding 1,4-alpha-glucan branching protein domain-containing protein — translation MSNTSVAFVLNAHLPFVRHPEYPRFLEEDWLFESISESYLPLLRMFNKLKAERLSFKFTISLSPTLCCMLSDPILQERFLQYLERHIELGNKEVQRCSESQPEFLEMAQFYLDRAKQNLSDYQDLYRNNILDAFKALEASGHLELATTAATHAYLPLYKEYPTAINAQIELGVQSFLTTFGHLPKGFWLPECGYYPGLEETLKYHGINWFQTASQSMLLSQDKVQYGDYRPIRCPNNVAAFPRDFQGTSLVWSNSSGYPADKVYREFYRDIGYDLPMDYIKPYIHEPEVRVFTGYKYWAITGQTDQKVPYTRELAQAKVREHAQNFLYNLTSKSATLAPAMEHSPLFTLGFDAELFGHWWFEGIDWLEQVIRLVGESGQSVSLTSPSTFLSKEGHTLQTARPAFSSWGQGGYSAVWLDGSNAWTYRHIHKAIERMEELSERFSDQISLKQRFLNQAAREVLLAMASDWPFILFNKSSTEYAEKRLKDHLKNFNVVYGNMCKNAVNTEWLVKAEKRNSIFSDIDYNIFNPNR, via the coding sequence ATGTCCAATACGTCTGTGGCCTTCGTCCTGAATGCCCATCTTCCGTTTGTCCGACATCCCGAATATCCAAGATTTCTGGAAGAGGACTGGCTGTTCGAGTCGATCAGCGAAAGCTATCTTCCCCTGCTGAGGATGTTCAACAAGCTCAAGGCCGAGCGCCTGAGCTTCAAGTTCACCATCAGCCTCTCCCCAACCCTGTGCTGCATGCTCAGCGACCCGATCCTTCAGGAGAGGTTCCTGCAGTATCTTGAACGCCACATCGAACTTGGCAACAAGGAAGTGCAGCGCTGCAGCGAAAGTCAGCCGGAATTTCTGGAAATGGCGCAGTTCTATCTTGATCGCGCGAAACAGAATCTCAGCGACTATCAGGACCTGTACCGAAACAATATCCTGGATGCCTTCAAGGCACTCGAGGCAAGCGGCCACCTTGAATTGGCCACCACTGCGGCAACGCATGCATATCTGCCTCTCTACAAAGAGTATCCCACTGCCATCAATGCCCAGATCGAACTGGGTGTGCAATCCTTCCTGACCACCTTCGGCCACCTTCCCAAAGGCTTCTGGCTTCCCGAATGCGGGTATTACCCGGGCCTTGAGGAGACGCTCAAGTACCATGGGATCAACTGGTTCCAGACAGCCAGCCAATCCATGCTTCTTTCCCAGGACAAGGTCCAGTATGGTGATTACCGTCCGATTCGCTGTCCAAACAATGTTGCAGCCTTCCCCCGCGATTTCCAGGGCACCAGCCTGGTCTGGTCCAACAGCAGCGGCTATCCTGCGGACAAGGTGTATCGTGAGTTCTATCGGGACATCGGCTATGACCTGCCGATGGACTATATCAAACCGTATATCCATGAACCCGAGGTCCGGGTGTTCACCGGCTACAAGTACTGGGCGATTACCGGGCAAACCGATCAGAAGGTTCCCTATACCCGTGAACTTGCCCAGGCCAAAGTGCGTGAGCATGCACAAAACTTCCTCTACAATCTCACCAGCAAGAGTGCCACGCTTGCCCCTGCAATGGAGCATTCTCCGCTGTTTACCCTTGGCTTTGACGCCGAGTTGTTCGGCCACTGGTGGTTTGAGGGCATCGACTGGCTCGAGCAGGTCATCCGCCTGGTTGGTGAGAGCGGACAATCGGTAAGTTTGACCTCTCCCTCAACGTTCCTCTCCAAGGAGGGGCATACCTTGCAGACTGCAAGACCTGCATTCTCTTCGTGGGGACAGGGCGGTTACAGTGCCGTCTGGCTCGATGGGTCGAATGCCTGGACATACCGGCACATCCACAAGGCAATCGAACGGATGGAAGAGTTGTCCGAGCGGTTCAGCGACCAGATCAGCCTCAAGCAGAGATTCCTCAACCAGGCCGCGCGTGAAGTCCTGCTTGCCATGGCGAGCGACTGGCCCTTCATTCTCTTCAACAAGAGCAGCACCGAATATGCTGAGAAGCGTTTGAAAGACCATCTGAAGAATTTCAATGTGGTCTATGGGAACATGTGCAAGAATGCGGTGAACACCGAATGGTTGGTGAAAGCCGAGAAACGCAACAGCATTTTCAGCGACATCGATTACAACATTTTCAATCCCAACCGATAG
- the ftsZ gene encoding cell division protein FtsZ: MDFGMFEVEDMVQDEQATSTIIKVIGVGGAGGNAVNRMIASGLKKVHFVTMNTDMQALQRSNAQIRIPIGKELTGGLGAGGIPEVGEKAAQESKEDIRREIENADMVFITAGMGGGTGTGAAAVVAEIAKSCNALTVAVVTTPFAFEGKKKLMLAQTGIEKLRKQVDTLIIIPNQYLLKVVENNTPIKQAFLMADEVLYMGVQGISELITEPGEINIDFADVRTVMKGKGDALMGIGFGEGANRAVDAARQAINNPLLENASIEGAKSVLVNLAGSDNLTLQEYQDVVELVTEKCAEDALVIAGQAFNPELGDRIKVTVVATGFERKEDVVGAELADMDMVKRRYASAKVSEHKEDESAPAAKKQSEEESDVGAIQVNRWQDLQKQLGKGPNTNSNDYTIPAVLRYSRNKPDDK, encoded by the coding sequence ATGGATTTTGGAATGTTTGAAGTAGAGGATATGGTCCAGGACGAACAGGCCACCTCCACGATCATCAAAGTGATCGGGGTAGGTGGAGCTGGTGGCAATGCTGTGAACCGCATGATCGCCAGCGGCTTGAAGAAGGTGCATTTTGTCACCATGAACACCGATATGCAGGCCCTCCAGCGATCCAATGCACAAATTCGCATCCCAATCGGCAAGGAGTTGACCGGAGGTCTCGGAGCCGGAGGTATTCCCGAGGTTGGGGAGAAGGCCGCCCAGGAGAGCAAGGAGGACATTCGTCGAGAAATTGAGAATGCCGACATGGTCTTCATCACTGCGGGTATGGGGGGAGGCACCGGTACCGGTGCGGCTGCTGTGGTGGCTGAGATTGCAAAGAGCTGCAATGCCTTGACCGTTGCCGTGGTTACCACGCCCTTTGCCTTTGAAGGAAAGAAGAAACTGATGCTTGCACAGACAGGCATCGAGAAGCTGCGCAAGCAGGTCGATACCCTGATCATCATCCCCAACCAGTACCTGCTGAAGGTAGTGGAGAACAACACCCCGATCAAGCAGGCCTTCCTGATGGCCGACGAGGTGTTGTACATGGGAGTGCAGGGCATCAGCGAGCTTATCACCGAGCCGGGTGAAATCAATATCGACTTTGCTGACGTGCGCACCGTCATGAAAGGGAAGGGCGATGCCCTGATGGGTATCGGCTTTGGTGAGGGTGCAAACCGTGCCGTTGATGCAGCACGGCAGGCGATCAACAATCCCCTGCTTGAGAATGCGAGCATTGAAGGGGCGAAGAGCGTACTGGTGAACCTTGCAGGCAGTGACAACCTCACCTTGCAGGAGTATCAGGATGTGGTGGAGCTGGTCACCGAGAAGTGTGCAGAAGATGCCCTGGTGATCGCCGGACAGGCTTTCAACCCCGAACTTGGGGACCGCATCAAGGTGACGGTGGTTGCTACAGGCTTTGAACGCAAGGAAGATGTTGTCGGTGCAGAGCTTGCCGATATGGATATGGTGAAGCGACGCTATGCTTCGGCAAAGGTGAGCGAGCACAAGGAAGACGAGAGTGCTCCTGCAGCCAAGAAGCAGTCGGAAGAGGAGAGTGATGTAGGTGCGATCCAGGTGAACCGCTGGCAGGACTTGCAGAAGCAACTTGGCAAGGGACCGAACACCAATAGCAACGACTATACGATTCCTGCGGTCTTGCGCTACTCACGCAACAAGCCGGACGACAAGTAG
- the mraZ gene encoding division/cell wall cluster transcriptional repressor MraZ, with protein sequence MLTGEFYNTIDDKGRILIPSRLRSALEGEALYVTRGLETCLWLMLPSDFEKLKNTIISGPGAMFDRKLRILQRGMIAPAQLCEFDKVGRINIPQSLRESVGLSAKEESVLLGTGNYLELWNRAEYERYLSQSMGEFLDAAQSLSEMIREDL encoded by the coding sequence ATGTTGACTGGTGAATTTTACAACACCATAGACGACAAGGGTCGCATCCTTATCCCCTCCAGACTGCGATCGGCACTCGAAGGGGAGGCCTTGTATGTGACCCGAGGCCTGGAAACCTGCCTTTGGCTCATGCTTCCTTCCGATTTTGAGAAATTGAAAAATACCATCATCAGCGGTCCGGGGGCCATGTTTGACAGAAAGCTCAGGATCTTGCAGCGAGGCATGATAGCTCCAGCCCAACTCTGTGAATTTGACAAGGTGGGAAGGATCAACATTCCCCAAAGCCTTAGGGAGAGCGTGGGGTTGTCCGCCAAGGAAGAGTCGGTCCTTCTGGGCACCGGCAACTATCTGGAACTGTGGAACAGGGCGGAGTATGAACGCTACCTGAGCCAGAGCATGGGAGAGTTCCTCGATGCTGCACAGTCCCTCAGTGAGATGATCAGGGAGGATCTTTGA
- the ftsA gene encoding cell division protein FtsA — translation MAGDKMLMGLDIGSSRTRCVIGSVSREGQLMVDSICEHPSEGVRAGSIVNIEQTLKTIQTVINEAELQAGAEMSEVIIGIGGENIIGIPSTGVVGINSKDQEIKREDIFRSLEVARAFELPQDREILHTLVQDFQIDGQMGIKDPIDMLGHRLESRVLIVTASSAICQNERKCIQRSGLSVQRLVLQSLADSEVVLSSEEKEMGTILINIGSGITNMIAYTNGSPVYTGGVNLGGEAVTNDIAYILNKTRAAAEQIKCESGHSYVPSVSSEDMILIPQVGGLPPIKMPKKELSKVIEPRMAEIFSRLQSDLEKAQVQGSFGGGVVLVGGGALLSGVTELASEIFRLPARLGFPEAIGGLDRSYISPQYTTVLGLLKSEARKVRETGSSPKARKDRVRRKEGGASSKLRDFFRTLF, via the coding sequence ATGGCTGGAGATAAAATGTTGATGGGACTGGATATCGGCTCCAGCCGGACCAGATGCGTAATCGGCTCGGTGAGCCGTGAAGGCCAGTTGATGGTCGACAGCATCTGTGAGCATCCGAGCGAGGGAGTCCGTGCCGGTTCAATCGTCAATATTGAACAGACGCTGAAAACCATCCAGACGGTGATCAATGAGGCTGAGCTCCAGGCAGGGGCGGAGATGAGTGAAGTCATCATCGGCATCGGGGGGGAGAACATCATCGGCATCCCCAGTACCGGGGTGGTAGGGATCAACAGCAAGGACCAGGAAATCAAGCGTGAGGACATCTTCCGATCTCTTGAGGTTGCCCGGGCCTTCGAGCTTCCCCAGGATAGGGAAATACTTCATACCTTGGTGCAGGACTTCCAGATAGATGGCCAGATGGGCATCAAGGATCCGATTGATATGCTTGGGCACCGGCTGGAGAGTCGCGTGCTTATCGTAACCGCTTCGTCGGCCATCTGCCAGAATGAACGAAAATGCATCCAGCGATCCGGACTTTCGGTGCAACGTCTTGTCCTGCAAAGCCTTGCAGACAGTGAAGTTGTACTGAGCAGTGAAGAGAAGGAGATGGGGACCATCCTCATCAACATCGGCAGCGGCATCACCAATATGATTGCCTATACCAATGGGTCTCCGGTATACACCGGGGGGGTGAATCTGGGAGGGGAGGCTGTCACCAATGACATTGCCTATATCCTGAACAAGACTCGTGCCGCAGCTGAACAGATCAAATGCGAGAGCGGACACAGCTATGTCCCTTCGGTCTCCAGTGAGGATATGATCCTCATCCCGCAAGTCGGGGGGCTTCCTCCGATCAAGATGCCCAAGAAAGAACTGAGCAAGGTCATTGAGCCCAGGATGGCAGAGATCTTCTCCCGCCTGCAAAGTGACCTTGAGAAAGCACAGGTGCAGGGTTCGTTCGGAGGCGGTGTGGTGTTGGTAGGGGGTGGAGCGCTGCTCAGCGGTGTTACCGAGCTTGCCAGCGAGATTTTCCGGCTTCCGGCTCGTCTGGGGTTTCCCGAGGCTATCGGGGGTTTGGACCGCTCCTACATCAGTCCCCAGTACACCACGGTGTTGGGGCTGCTCAAGAGCGAAGCGCGCAAAGTCCGTGAGACGGGATCTTCCCCAAAGGCCCGCAAGGATCGGGTACGGCGCAAAGAGGGTGGAGCATCCTCAAAGCTCCGTGATTTTTTCAGGACATTGTTCTAA
- the deoD gene encoding purine-nucleoside phosphorylase: MSIHIVADPKLVADTVLLPGDPLRARHIAQTYLTDVIQYNEIRGMLGFTGYWHGNRVSVQGTGMGMPSFSIYAHELIDTYHAKRLVRVGTCGTMSETLHLKDVLIAQAADSDSAMNPSRFGSYQFAPTASFDLLAKAVEHAKAAKLGFAVGNVFTSDQFYDLKGEEKKQIAQSLGTMAIDMETCELYTLARMKQVEALTLLTVSDSLLTGEQVPPAQRQSTFDTMVDLALQTLFG, translated from the coding sequence ATGAGCATCCATATTGTTGCTGACCCAAAGCTGGTCGCAGATACCGTTCTCTTGCCGGGTGACCCGCTCAGGGCCCGTCACATTGCACAAACCTATCTGACTGATGTCATCCAATACAACGAGATACGAGGAATGCTGGGCTTCACCGGCTACTGGCATGGCAACCGTGTTTCGGTACAGGGAACCGGGATGGGCATGCCCTCTTTCTCCATCTATGCCCATGAGCTGATCGACACGTATCATGCAAAGCGCTTGGTGCGCGTCGGCACCTGCGGTACGATGAGTGAAACCCTGCATCTGAAGGATGTGCTCATTGCCCAGGCTGCAGATAGCGACAGTGCGATGAATCCCAGTCGATTCGGTTCGTATCAGTTTGCACCCACCGCCTCCTTCGACCTTCTTGCAAAGGCTGTTGAGCATGCAAAGGCCGCAAAGCTCGGGTTCGCCGTCGGCAATGTATTCACCAGTGACCAGTTCTACGACCTGAAAGGGGAGGAGAAGAAACAGATTGCCCAATCGTTGGGAACGATGGCCATCGATATGGAGACCTGTGAGCTCTATACCCTGGCCCGCATGAAGCAGGTGGAAGCGCTGACCTTGCTGACTGTAAGCGATTCTCTGCTCACCGGCGAGCAAGTTCCTCCCGCTCAACGCCAGAGTACCTTCGACACAATGGTCGACCTCGCCCTGCAGACACTCTTCGGCTGA
- the rsmH gene encoding 16S rRNA (cytosine(1402)-N(4))-methyltransferase RsmH, whose product MEYVHYSVMRQEILEYLKPPQDTPAVMVDCTCGEGGHTHLFLSTHPNLTVIGLDRDSSIQQKAVKRMESFGERFKPMNIWFDDFFAGEQENSFDLVLFDLGISSYHYEESERGFSFRKDEVLDMRLDKTAPISALDVVNGYQEERLADVIYQFGEERYSRRIARAIVERRKTGKITTSEELASIIYKAVPSGYRYGHIHPATRSFQAIRIEVNRELDRIEPALKGAIRTLKSGGRMAVISFHSLEDRKVKWLFKELGEGEHPIIRILTKKPLIPSETEREENPASRSAKLRIIEKR is encoded by the coding sequence ATGGAATACGTCCACTACTCGGTGATGAGACAGGAAATCCTTGAGTATCTGAAACCGCCCCAGGACACCCCGGCTGTCATGGTTGACTGTACCTGTGGGGAGGGTGGACATACCCATCTCTTCCTCTCCACCCATCCCAATCTGACTGTCATCGGTCTGGACCGGGACAGTTCGATCCAGCAGAAAGCCGTCAAGCGTATGGAAAGCTTCGGCGAGCGTTTCAAACCGATGAATATCTGGTTTGACGACTTTTTTGCCGGCGAGCAGGAGAACTCTTTCGACCTGGTGCTTTTTGACCTCGGCATTTCCAGCTATCACTACGAGGAGAGCGAACGGGGCTTCTCCTTCCGCAAGGATGAGGTGCTCGACATGCGTCTGGACAAGACAGCCCCCATCAGTGCTCTCGATGTGGTGAACGGCTACCAGGAAGAACGGCTTGCCGATGTCATCTACCAGTTTGGCGAGGAGCGCTATTCGCGTAGGATTGCCCGTGCAATCGTGGAACGTCGGAAGACCGGAAAGATAACCACCAGTGAGGAGTTGGCCTCAATCATCTACAAGGCTGTTCCCTCAGGCTACCGCTATGGGCACATCCACCCGGCGACGAGGAGCTTCCAGGCAATTCGCATTGAGGTGAACCGGGAACTCGATCGCATCGAGCCGGCCCTGAAGGGAGCGATACGGACACTGAAAAGCGGAGGGAGGATGGCTGTCATCAGCTTCCACTCCCTGGAGGACCGCAAGGTCAAATGGTTGTTCAAGGAGTTGGGGGAGGGTGAGCATCCCATCATCAGGATTCTCACCAAAAAGCCTCTGATTCCCAGTGAGACGGAACGGGAGGAGAATCCTGCAAGCAGAAGTGCAAAGCTGAGGATTATCGAGAAGCGATAA